A stretch of Penaeus vannamei isolate JL-2024 chromosome 18, ASM4276789v1, whole genome shotgun sequence DNA encodes these proteins:
- the LOC113813773 gene encoding uncharacterized protein — translation MGAKCFKNTRAASDGVDDSVKPVPTAAAFGIESGPSAVVQWEERQRELNLLVLEKMREDFHDRPDNFILNLLVVSLQFYKNYGKDKAEISNHIRDREQALSKKMTLSKRKIMYMGGFEEISGTHALFLPKGENYMELPSPLQVYIVHDNVEVYPDDQYEELQRRNYADLDGPAYRFCVEYSKRHMGYVRLRCADIIPGVSRNNTYEDIYAFMPPVDETKPDPVVDMRPLRRSSVVSPDEDDLSPTRHEARHFLQQVSSIEEGGEDEEEKEDKDSEEEDNFDEEPMRPPTHLMGRRPSGILPLNYPTGRLSKQNPPKRPNGIIKTGLMTPKAPPDPKPGPRLLTERRPSGVFPKMNPNMDRLKITSEQHRKLQSSGDNFSALKRILAGIEEGNEEEEDEDSQSEKVSLSEVRPHQEDSASEDSTDHGAEPAAVEKPKEEVRLHASINTGCFMNCRIRLRAENDAYGIKSRTELRTYFSSERYMECFEEDFDTLAKIMGKEHLVDSSQVQMPAILASELMIDGIGPKFNTEFIPTILHKEWPRCAFEWKLRDRKPRADPTTKTLYRWPKSSTINEVVNTGCNLVPIGHYKPSQPNIVMKMEWQIQFNKAEQILLRSLGHSQIRLLLMVEFLLRDHLQEIPGLKTQHLRFILYWMCEHNFRDWQEERLGNKLKAYFKTLYNCLSTEHLPHYFIDKCNMLETIPERYLRQVQALVKNMKDNLPIYMMHTMLRIRTEEDFYPMLDVRELYKLLLPKSFSIGQINPALLGLTEDDAIDEMGEEGVSSGKIKKLDEGEDVLYSDSEEERAHQDMKEQLHALRQQRKLAAQRTSKDDQRKKRRRSTINLKAKIHCVKDLRSGKVLSLFARHFIGMARASNKYRAYPQAYMYLLLAGNMATLMEETGNGQEAEVFHREIEELNVASRGGVKDMLGSSWGMTDTHDLMLGNPNIRGSNWELKKEQQPLPSPPMKASPVSGLKLTKKNLSGLVDNLNELQQTNKVKVTESKSNDSLSDAMLMRERTQSATNNANAPHDPSAIVVFSDEDEEEASTDL, via the exons ATGGGGGCCAAGTGCTTCAAGAACACCCGTGCTGCTTCAGATGGCGTCGACGACTCGGTCAAGCCAGTG cccACAGCCGCCGCCTTCGGGATCGAGTCTGGTCCCTCGGCCGTGGTGCAGTGGGAGGAGCGCCAGCGGGAGCTCAACCTCCTGGTgttggagaagatgagggaggactTCCACGACCGCCCCGACAACTTCATCCTCAACCTGCTGGTGGTGTCGCTGCAGTTCTACAAGAATTATGGCAA AGACAAGGCAGAGATCAGCAACCACATCCGGGACCGCGAGCAAGCCCTGAGCAAGAAGATGACCCTCTCCAAGAGAAAGATCATGTACATGGGCGGCTTCGAGGAGATATCAGGCACCCACGCCCTCTTCCTACCGAAGGGAGAGAACTACATGGAGCTTCCTTCGCCGTTgcag GTATACATAGTGCATGACAACGTGGAGGTGTATCCCGACGACCAGTACGAGGAGCTGCAGAGGAGGAACTACGCCGATCTGGACGGTCCCGCCTACAGGTTCTGCGTAGAGTACTCCAAGAGACACATGG GCTACGTGCGCCTCCGCTGCGCAGACATCATCCCGGGCGTCTCTCGCAACAACACCTACGAGGACATCTACGCCTTCATGCCCCCTGTGGACGAGACGAAGCCCGACCCCGTGGTAGACATGCGGCCCCTGCGAAGGAGCTCCGTGGTGTCCCCTGACGAGGACGACCTTTCCCCCACCAGGCATGAGGCTCGGCACTTTCTGCAGCAAGTCTCCTCGAtcgaagaggggggagaggacgaagaggaaaaggaagacaaggattcggaggaggaggacaacttCGACGAGGAACCCATGAGGCCTCCCACGCACCTCATGGGGCGTCGTCCGAGCGGGATCCTGCCCCTCAATTACCCGACGGGGAGGCTCTCCAAGCAGAACCCGCCGAAGAGGCCCAACGGCATCATCAAGACCGGACTCATGACCCCGAAGGCGCCCCCCGACCCCAAGCCCGGCCCTCGGCTGCTGACGGAGCGGCGTCCCAGCGGGGTGTTCCCCAAGATGAACCCGAACATGGACCGCCTCAAGATCACGTCGGAGCAGCACAGGAAACTTCAGAGCAGCGGCGACAACTTCAGCGCGCTGAAGCGCATTCTGGCAGGGATCGAGGAGggtaacgaagaggaggaggacgaggactcGCAGAGTGAGAAAGTCAGCCTGAGCGAAGTCAGGCCACACCAGGAGGATTCCGCGAGTGAAGACAGCACCGACCACGGAGCCGAACCAGCAGCCGTAGAGAAGCCGAAGGAGGAGGTCAGGCTGCACGCCTCGATCAACACAGGTTGCTTCATGAACTGCAGGATTCGGCTGCGTGCCGAAAACGACGCATACGGCATCAAGTCGCGCACCGAACTCAGGACCTATTTCTCCTCAGAAAGGTACATGGAGTGCTTTGAAGAGGATTTCGATACCCTGGCTAAGATTATGGGGAAGGAACACCTAGTTGACTCCAGCCAAGTGCAAATGCCCGCGATCCTTGCCAGTGAACTAATGATTGATGGG ATAGGTCCTAAGTTCAACACCGAGTTCATCCCCACAATCCTGCATAAGGAATGGCCTCGCTGTGCCTTCGAGTGGAAGCTCCGGGACCGCAAGCCAAGGGCCGACCCAACCACGAAGACCCTCTACAG ATGGCCCAAGTCCTCGACCATCAACGAAGTCGTCAACACGGGCTGCAACCTCGTCCCCATCGGCCACTACAAGCCATCGCAGCCGAACATCGTCATGAAGATGGAGTGGCAGATTCAGTTCAACAAGGCGGAGCAGATCCTCTTGAGGAGTCTTGGCCACTCGCAG ATACGCCTCCTCCTCATGGTCGAGTTCCTGCTGCGGGACCACCTGCAGGAGATCCCCGGCCTCAAGACGCAGCATCTCCGGTTCATCTTGTACTGGATGTGTGAGCACAACTTCAGGGACTGGCAGGAGGAGAGGCTCGGCAACAAACTGAAGGCTTATTTTAAGACTCTCTACAACTGCCTCTCCACTGAACACCTTCCGCACTACTTCATCGACAAGTGCAACATGCTGGAGACCATACCTGAGCGCTACTTGAGACAGGTTCAG GCATTAGTGAAGAATATGAAAGACAACCTTCCAATTTACATGATGCACACTATGCTGCGAATTCGTACCGAGGAGGATTTCTACCCGATGCTCGATGTACGTGAACTGTACAAGCTTCTCCTCCCCAAGTCCTTTAGCATTGGACAGATAAATCCCGCGCTTCTGGGATTGACAGAGGATGATGCCATTGacgagatgggggaagaaggcgTGTCTTCG ggaaaaataaaaaagcttGACGAAGGCGAAGACGTTCTCTACAGTGACTCCGAAGAAGAAAGAGCACATCAAGACATGAAG GAGCAACTCCACGCCCTTCGACAGCAGCGGAAGCTCGCCGCTCAGCGCACCTCCAAGGACgaccagaggaagaagaggcggcgCTCCACCATAAACCTCAAGGCCAAAATCCACTGCGTGAAAGATCTCCGCTCCGGCAAGGTCCTCAGCCTGTTCGCCAGGCACTTCATCGGCATGGCGCGCGCCTCCAACAAGTACCGGGCGTACCCTCAGGCGTACATGTACCTGCTGCTAGCGGGCAACATGGCGACGCTAATGGAGGAGACCGGCAACGGGCAAGAAGCCGAGGTGTTCCACAGAGAGATCGAGGAGCTAAACGTGGCCTCCAGAGGAGGCGTCAAGGACATGCTGGGGTCGTCGTGGGGCATGACCGACACCCACGACCTCATGCTGGGCAACCCCAACATACGTGGCTCCAACTGGGAGCTCAAGAAGGAGCAGCAGCCTCTGCCGTCGCCCCCTATGAAAGCTTCCCCCGTGTCGGGCCTGAAGCTAACCAAGAAAAATCTAAGCGGATTAGTGGACAACCTCAACGAACTCCAACAAACTAACAAAGTGAAAGTGACGGAAAGCAAAAGCAACGACTCGCTGTCCGACGCAATGCTCATGAGGGAGAGGACCCAGTCGGCGACGAACAACGCCAACGCGCCCCACGACCCTTCGGCCATCGTCGTGTTCtctgacgaggacgaggaggaggcgtCGACGGACCTCTAA